Proteins encoded together in one Anticarsia gemmatalis isolate Benzon Research Colony breed Stoneville strain chromosome 1, ilAntGemm2 primary, whole genome shotgun sequence window:
- the mRpL42 gene encoding mitochondrial ribosomal protein L42, with amino-acid sequence MAHLIRAIAFRPKEIICRCYNKIVITDDGTTIVALHKDQEFPYEFSRPLPDETKVDNSVLKMSDKSEVYRVFKDMKPEIARKQLSSLTLTTEHRWWPRARDKKAKKTEMNRPYL; translated from the coding sequence ATGGCTCATTTAATACGAGCAATTGCATTTAGACCCAAAGAAATTATTTGTAGATGTTACAACAAAATAGTTATCACCGACGATGGGACTACGATAGTCGCACTTCATAAGGATCAAGAGTTTCCATATGAGTTTTCGAGACCACTTCCAGATGAAACCAAAGTCGACAACTCTGTTTTAAAAATGAGCGACAAAAGTGAGGTATACAGAGTTTTCAAGGATATGAAACCTGAAATTGCTAGGAAGCAATTGTCTAGTCTGACTCTTACAACTGAGCACAGGTGGTGGCCTAGAGCAAGAGACAAGAAAGCAAAGAAAACAGAAATGAATCGCCCTtacttgtaa
- the LOC142972617 gene encoding dual specificity protein phosphatase 3-like isoform X3, with product MSYRDSLLYPRYTHTRRQVSYCDSFGAPSSVLSSLSSFRSRPFADITYNPSPDLNEVYPGLYVGDAVAAKDKQFLRRMGINYVLNTAEGKRYTQVDTDHLYYRDCPGMRYKGFPLMDLPTTDISKYFYIAANFIDEAVSSGGRILVHCMMGVSRSATCALAFLMIKRGMSFAEAMGTVRARRDIHPNEGFVRQLQQLDRELRLNRMR from the exons ATGAGTTACAGGGATTCT CTTTTATACCCCCGGTATACCCATACCCGAAGACAAGTTTCCTATTGCGAT AGTTTCGGAGCGCCCTCGTCGGTCCTCAGTTCGTTGTCGTCGTTCCGTTCCCGACCATTCGCTGATATCACTTACAACCCGTCGCCAGATCTAAATGAAGTATACCCTGGACTGTACGTCGGAGATGC AGTCGCAGCAAAGGACAAGCAGTTCTTGAGACGTATGGGTATCAACTATGTGCTGAATACAGCTGAAGGCAAGCGCTACACGCAGGTGGATACTGATCACCTTTACTACCGCGATTGCCCCGGAATGCGTTACAAAGGCTTCCCACTCATGGACCTGCCAACGACCGATATATCGAAGTACTTCTACATAGCTGCTAATTTCATTGATGAAGCCGTTTCTAGCGGAG GTCGCATCTTGGTTCATTGTATGATGGGTGTTTCCCGATCAGCGACATGTGCACTCGCTTTTCTCATGATTAAACGAGGCATGTCCTTCGCCGAAGCAATGGGTACTGTGCGCGCTCGCCGCGACATTCATCCCAATGAGGGCTTCGTTCGTCAGCTGCAACAACTAGACAGGGAGCTGCGCCTCAACCGGATGCGCTGA
- the LOC142972617 gene encoding dual specificity protein phosphatase 3-like isoform X1, which produces MSYRDSLLYPRYTHTRRQVSYCDYSLFPRTHSYCAAKEQRVGSYIRTLMSFGAPSSVLSSLSSFRSRPFADITYNPSPDLNEVYPGLYVGDAVAAKDKQFLRRMGINYVLNTAEGKRYTQVDTDHLYYRDCPGMRYKGFPLMDLPTTDISKYFYIAANFIDEAVSSGGRILVHCMMGVSRSATCALAFLMIKRGMSFAEAMGTVRARRDIHPNEGFVRQLQQLDRELRLNRMR; this is translated from the exons ATGAGTTACAGGGATTCT CTTTTATACCCCCGGTATACCCATACCCGAAGACAAGTTTCCTATTGCGAT TACTCACTATTCCCAAGAACTCATTCATACTGTGCTGCTAAAGAACAACGTGTAGGATCCTACATAAGGACCTTAATG AGTTTCGGAGCGCCCTCGTCGGTCCTCAGTTCGTTGTCGTCGTTCCGTTCCCGACCATTCGCTGATATCACTTACAACCCGTCGCCAGATCTAAATGAAGTATACCCTGGACTGTACGTCGGAGATGC AGTCGCAGCAAAGGACAAGCAGTTCTTGAGACGTATGGGTATCAACTATGTGCTGAATACAGCTGAAGGCAAGCGCTACACGCAGGTGGATACTGATCACCTTTACTACCGCGATTGCCCCGGAATGCGTTACAAAGGCTTCCCACTCATGGACCTGCCAACGACCGATATATCGAAGTACTTCTACATAGCTGCTAATTTCATTGATGAAGCCGTTTCTAGCGGAG GTCGCATCTTGGTTCATTGTATGATGGGTGTTTCCCGATCAGCGACATGTGCACTCGCTTTTCTCATGATTAAACGAGGCATGTCCTTCGCCGAAGCAATGGGTACTGTGCGCGCTCGCCGCGACATTCATCCCAATGAGGGCTTCGTTCGTCAGCTGCAACAACTAGACAGGGAGCTGCGCCTCAACCGGATGCGCTGA
- the LOC142972617 gene encoding dual specificity protein phosphatase 3-like isoform X2 produces MSYRDSYSLFPRTHSYCAAKEQRVGSYIRTLMSFGAPSSVLSSLSSFRSRPFADITYNPSPDLNEVYPGLYVGDAVAAKDKQFLRRMGINYVLNTAEGKRYTQVDTDHLYYRDCPGMRYKGFPLMDLPTTDISKYFYIAANFIDEAVSSGGRILVHCMMGVSRSATCALAFLMIKRGMSFAEAMGTVRARRDIHPNEGFVRQLQQLDRELRLNRMR; encoded by the exons ATGAGTTACAGGGATTCT TACTCACTATTCCCAAGAACTCATTCATACTGTGCTGCTAAAGAACAACGTGTAGGATCCTACATAAGGACCTTAATG AGTTTCGGAGCGCCCTCGTCGGTCCTCAGTTCGTTGTCGTCGTTCCGTTCCCGACCATTCGCTGATATCACTTACAACCCGTCGCCAGATCTAAATGAAGTATACCCTGGACTGTACGTCGGAGATGC AGTCGCAGCAAAGGACAAGCAGTTCTTGAGACGTATGGGTATCAACTATGTGCTGAATACAGCTGAAGGCAAGCGCTACACGCAGGTGGATACTGATCACCTTTACTACCGCGATTGCCCCGGAATGCGTTACAAAGGCTTCCCACTCATGGACCTGCCAACGACCGATATATCGAAGTACTTCTACATAGCTGCTAATTTCATTGATGAAGCCGTTTCTAGCGGAG GTCGCATCTTGGTTCATTGTATGATGGGTGTTTCCCGATCAGCGACATGTGCACTCGCTTTTCTCATGATTAAACGAGGCATGTCCTTCGCCGAAGCAATGGGTACTGTGCGCGCTCGCCGCGACATTCATCCCAATGAGGGCTTCGTTCGTCAGCTGCAACAACTAGACAGGGAGCTGCGCCTCAACCGGATGCGCTGA
- the LOC142972617 gene encoding dual specificity protein phosphatase 13B-like isoform X4: MSYRDSSFGAPSSVLSSLSSFRSRPFADITYNPSPDLNEVYPGLYVGDAVAAKDKQFLRRMGINYVLNTAEGKRYTQVDTDHLYYRDCPGMRYKGFPLMDLPTTDISKYFYIAANFIDEAVSSGGRILVHCMMGVSRSATCALAFLMIKRGMSFAEAMGTVRARRDIHPNEGFVRQLQQLDRELRLNRMR, from the exons ATGAGTTACAGGGATTCT AGTTTCGGAGCGCCCTCGTCGGTCCTCAGTTCGTTGTCGTCGTTCCGTTCCCGACCATTCGCTGATATCACTTACAACCCGTCGCCAGATCTAAATGAAGTATACCCTGGACTGTACGTCGGAGATGC AGTCGCAGCAAAGGACAAGCAGTTCTTGAGACGTATGGGTATCAACTATGTGCTGAATACAGCTGAAGGCAAGCGCTACACGCAGGTGGATACTGATCACCTTTACTACCGCGATTGCCCCGGAATGCGTTACAAAGGCTTCCCACTCATGGACCTGCCAACGACCGATATATCGAAGTACTTCTACATAGCTGCTAATTTCATTGATGAAGCCGTTTCTAGCGGAG GTCGCATCTTGGTTCATTGTATGATGGGTGTTTCCCGATCAGCGACATGTGCACTCGCTTTTCTCATGATTAAACGAGGCATGTCCTTCGCCGAAGCAATGGGTACTGTGCGCGCTCGCCGCGACATTCATCCCAATGAGGGCTTCGTTCGTCAGCTGCAACAACTAGACAGGGAGCTGCGCCTCAACCGGATGCGCTGA